TCTGAGGAAGTTACAAAAGGCCTTTCTACGAAGGAACAGGAAGCTTTGGAAAAGTCTAAATTTTTAAAGGCAGTAACAACTTTAGCAGGAGGAGAAAAGGGAGAGAGTCTTGATATTGAAGATTATACTTATACACAAGATGGTACTCCTTGGGTTAACTCGGCTAATCATTTGGTGACAAAAGTAGATGGAGAGTGGAAAACTATTTTAGAAGTTGGAGATGCTGATTATATCTATTGTGTTTTAGCTGATGGAAATGGTGTTTGGGTAGCGACATATTCAGACTTGAAATATTATGAAGGACATGAGTTGAAGCAAACATACAAATATGGCGAAACTCTTTTTGTAAAGGATGCTACTAAGAGAGTACATGATATAGTAAAGAACCCTGCAGATGGTAAGTTATGGTTTTTGGAGGGGACAAGAGGCCTGATAAAAAAAGCTCGCTATACATATGTGAAAGAAGGGACTCAAGTATCGGCTTATAAGCCAATTGATTTTAATGCAGTGGCAAACTGGGAAATTGTTAACCCAATGACACACTCAAAGGATCAGGTGGAAGCTTTATATAAGGGATGGTCTTTTCAGAAAAAAGATGGAACAATTATTAGCTTCAAGACAAATGCTTGGGGTAAGCCAGATACATTGGTTGTAGAAAAAGGTAGTGATGTGAAGAAAATTAAATTACCTGAAATGGCATATCTTACTGAGATGGCTGAAGCAGCTGATGGTTCTGTATGGATATTGACGACAAAGGAAATTTTTAAGTTGACAGGGGAAAAAGTGGTACCTGCAGATATAAATTTTGATAGTAAGCTAGCTAAAAAGTTTGATGAAATTGCTGTTGACCATAAAGGAGGTTTTTGGGTAGGAATAAACAAAGGTTATGCTTATGTGACAGCTGACAAACAAGTGACTTACTACCATAAGAAAAACAGTGAATTACCTAACTATAATGCTAGAGGTTTCTTAGTAGATAAAGTAGGGAAAGTTTGGATAAGTCATGGAAAAGGAGTGTCTGTATTGGATAATGGAACATGGATACATTATGACAAAACTAATGGGTTAGGATATAATGAAGCTTATAGTTTGTATGAAGATGCTGAAGGCAATGTGTATACATTTAATAGCCTAGGTATGTATAAATTTACAGATGGGAAATTTGAAAAGATAAATGACTGCTCAGGAGGGAACTTGTTGTTAGCACAAGATGGGACTCTTTGGGTTAAGAGAACAGATAGTATCTCTCACTTTGATGGCCAGAACCTTGAAGTTTTCAATACAGAAAATGCAGGGATTATATCAGGAGGTGAAATTATGGATATTTATATTAAAGGAGGAAAGCTGTACGTTTCGTGCTTAGATAAATCAAAAGATGCTTCACCATTCACTAGTAACATGATGCAACAACAGCAGGCACAAGTGATGCCATTGGGTGAAAAGTTGAAGCAGAGAGGAAATAGCATACTTGATATAGATAAATCAGTTTCAGTATATACATTTCCTGCTGTACAGTAATTATTAGAGTTCTACAGCAAAACGGGTAACTGCTTTAGTTACCCGTTTTTTGTTGAAAGATATTTTTAAAAATTACTATTGCCTACGAAGTATATTACTGCACTGTTGACTGTATTGCTGTTTGAGAATCAGTAAAAAGGCTTCTTCATCCTTAGTGGCGTTCCCTAAACTTTTGACTGCTTTCTCATTTTCCATCATGAAAACCTCATTGTTCCGAAGTAGGTATTTCCCTTTTGCAGTCTTGATTACTTTATCCCCATCATTTCCACTTAAGGTGTAATTATCCATTTGTGTCTCATAGTGGTCTCCAGCCGGAATGATAGCTTTTACAATGTATTCATCTTGTGGACCACCATATACCTCGCAAAGGCAAGTGCCTTTTTCCTTATTCTGTTCAAGCTCTGAAATATTCATTTGAACGATTTTCCAATCATCATTGACCTTTTTTAGTACAGCGGTAATGACCTGCGTGTTTTCTGCTATTTTCTCTTCTCCCTTGAAGATCTCAAATTCACGAGTATATTCACAAATACTGGCATCAGCAGCAGTGTGTGTGTTCACACTTTTAATTGATGTCTTAAAGGATAAATTATTAATGCGATTATATTCTGCCCTTTTCACAAGGTCGTCATATGTATAGGTCTGGGTGCCGATATTCCCATTTAACCTGACGAGCACATAGTTGATTTTGCAGTTAGGATCTATATAATCAAGGCGTTTAGAGACATCTGAGGATTCGATTTCTTCTAGAAAGGATTTGATGTCTTGATCGGGGGCTTCTTGTTGTGCAAATAGAGGAGCGGAAATGAGTGTGCCAAGGATGAATATCCAAAGTGTTTTCATATGAGGGTCGGTTAGTTGATACAGATTATCATTAAATAAAAAGATACTCAATTATGGGCAGTTGGGAAGGGACTGAAGTAAAGAAAGTTATCAATAAATATTAATGTACTATAAGTCTGGGAAAGTGAAGTTCTTGATGACAACTAGGTTGAAAGTAGGCTCAAAAACAACATTCGCAGCAAATTGCTCTCCTGCAGGAAAACCACTTCCTTCAAGGTTGATGACAATATCCTCTTGGCTGGAGCCATCAATGTAAGCTCTGACTTTATCCAAGACCTTTTGTAAACCAGCTTTATTGATGCACCTGTCATCAGCTTTGTATTGATATACATAACCTATCTGACTTACATCATAGGTGCAGGAAAAAAAGGTAGCGCCCTCAATGGTTGCAGAGAGGTTAAGAGAGCTTGTTTTGTTGTTAGAGTTAGGAATGATAGTCAGGACAAATCCCTCTAAACTAACCCGCTCTTGATCAATTTCATTTAGTGATATGTCATATTGAGCTACGGTTTCTTCAAACTGGCTATACGGGACTACAATTGGTAGTGTAAGATTTTGGTTGGAAGCAGATAGGTTTCCAAAGTCTTGAGGAACAGGTACAGTGACGACGAATTCAATGGGCTGTTTTTTACAAGAAGTCAGTAAAAAGAGTACTAAAAAAGATAGCTGAATTAGTTTTTTCATAGGTGAATAGATAGTTATTGTTCGCCAAGCCCAACTCCGAAGCCAAGCGTCAGTACATTTTGTAATGGACTAATGCTATAGTCAGCATTGACTTTAAGAAAGCCAATATTAAAGCTGGTTCCTGCCGTAAGTCTGAATGTCCGTTTTTCTTTTAGTAGGATACTGACCTGATCTGTATTGCCAGACACTTGGTAAGTGATGTCCATATTGGATGATTCAAGTCCCAATCCACCATAAAAAGTAAGTATCCTGAAGTCATAACTAGCTTGTAGTGATGTGATATAGTTGTTACTCTTTACCATATCATTGGTCTTGAAGCGTTGCCAATAGAAGCCAGCAGCTAAGTCTAATGGAAAGTTTTTAGGTAGATATTGGGAAATACTGTGTCTGACACCCACACCTATTAGCTTGAGCTTACCTATACTGCCTGTAAAGTCAGAAGCAAAGAAACGAAAAGATGCTTCTGTCCCCAGAATACTACCAATACTAAACTGTGGAACTGCAAATGGTAACGTACTAATATCTGCACCTCCTGGGTAATAGGCTTGGGTTCCCCCTTGTCCATCAACTACAACAGCCTTGCTACTTCCAAAGATGGTAGGTGCATCAACATGCTGTTGGCCGTTTATAGGTACAAAAACATCATCAAAGTCGGCCTGAAAGCTTTTTTTATCTTGAGAGATGACAGCCAATGTTGTTACAATACCAAAATAGAACTGGACACCCCCTTTTTCTATATAGGCAGATCGAAACCAACCACTATTGATGCTGGTACCAAATACATCCGACATTGGTTGCATGTAAGCTTCTCCATTTTCACCTGTATAGCGACTGACAAGTTCATCAATGGTTTGGGTGTAAGCAATGGCTGGTAGTAGCCAAATAGTAAACAGTATAGTATATTTCATCATAGACAGCAGGATTCATAAGTAGGGAAATATACGACACACAATCAAATAGACAAAAATGGCGGAATAGGTTGTTGCTGTTATGTTTTACGGGTGTATATGTCCTTTAGAGAGGAATTTTTGTTCAATAATCTTAGAGACTAAATACATATTGATTCCACATAAAGCCCCTACAGTCATTCCTGCTACAATATCACCAGGGTAGTGTACTCCGACCGCAATCCTACTGTAGGCCACGAGAATTGCCCAGGGAAATATGACCCATATCCAAGAAAATGTTTTGCGCCAGAAAAGATATAATGCAGAAGCAAGTGCCATCGTATTCGACGCATGGGAAGACATAAAACCAAATTGCCCTCCTTTGTAATTATTGACAAGGTGTACGAGTCCCTCCAAGTCGAGGGCATGAGATGGTCTTGGGCGTTGAATCCATGGCTTAAAAATGCCTGATGTGATAAAGTCAGCAAGTCCTACTGCTGCACCTATTGCAGCGAGCATAAGTAATCCACGTTTCCAACCAAACTTCCAGAACATTACAAGAGCAATGATCAAATAAAGAGGGACCCATGTTTTAGATTGTGTAATGAAATAAAAAAATTGGTCAGAAAAATCGTTGTGAAGTCCATTGAACCAAAGAAACAACTGTTTGTCTAGTTCATTGATATATTCAGTCATGTTTGTCTTTATTAGTTTTCAGGCAAATATAACTGAAAATAGAAAAGGCTACCGAGTGGTAGCCTTCATTTTATGATTTTAAGGTGTACTTGCCGAGTAGCACTTTTTTATACTCAATGTTATACCAATCGTGATAGACAAATTCAATTTCTTTTACCCTGAATTTCCCCATGTTAAGGGCTTCCATTGACTTGACAGAGTTGATGAACTCACCATGTCTTCTCATGCGGTCTTTGAACCTGACAATTGTTGCGTGAGCCGTAAAGGACTCATACCGTTCTTCCAACAAGAGTTTACGCTCTTTCGCCTTTTGCCGAATACTGTTACGTAACTGATAAAGCGGTTGATCATAATAACCTTTGGCGATTACAGCACCATTACTGACTGCTACACCTTTGAAATAAACATTAAATGATGGAGTCTGTGAGAGTACCTCATCAAAGATGTTCATATAAGACTGGATAAGTTTCCTATCAAGACGTAAGTCTTCCTTAGCCCCAATCAAGTCCATAACAGTTAAGTGAATATCCGATGTAGGATAATAATACTGATATGGTTCAATCGGTTGCAGTTTCTGATGAACGGCACAGAAATGATTTAGTACTTCACCTTCTAAAGTTACTAGAAGTGTAAGCCCCATACGCCTGTCACTATCAGGAAGCTGAAGGTGGGCATCAATATACTCCTTACCGGAAGTAAGGGCAGAAATACCGGAGTGGGCAATTTCCCTGTACTTGTGATCCAAAAGGTGTTCTATTGTCATGCTGCTAATCAGTTGATAGGTTATGATTGGTATTTATTGGATTAATTACAGATATCACTCTTTCAGGATGTTCATTGTAATATCCGCAAGTAAAAATATGGCATAGGGTTAATAAATGAAATTAAGTGTGACTTTTGATATTGTTAATATTTCGAATAGGAGGTAAATATGGGCGTGATGTTTTAATAAATTATTAATGTGCAATTAATTGTTGTGTAAATACAATAATGAGTTTGATAATATTTGGATATAAAAAAAGGGTTTCCTATTTGGAAACCCTAGTTCTAGTGACCTCGTCAGGATTCAAACCTGAAACCTTCAGAGCCGTAATCTGATGCTCTATTCAGTTGAGCTACGAGGCCTTTTGCTTTAAAGCGTTGCAAATATAAGGGCTTCTCTTTGTATTATGCAATACATTCACTCTAAAAATATCTGTTTAGAGAGTAACCGCCTTATTTACAGTGAGAAAAATATAAATATAAGACGAAATTGTATAAAAAAAGGGTTTCCTATTTGGAAACCCTAGTTTTAGTGACCTCGTCAGGATTCAAACCTGAAACCTTCAGAGCCGTAATCTGATGCTCTATTCAGTTGAGCTACGAGGCCTTTTGTCTTAAAGCGTTGCAAAGGTAGTAATGTTTGTTTGTTATGCAAATATTAACCCTCAATTAAATTCTAAACGGATTTTAATACTCTTGATGTGCTAAAGGCAACCCACTGACTAGTAGTAAGGTTAAACGTACCTGAAAGAAGAAATAAAATCTTGGAAACTTTATAAATGAAATCCCTCAGTGTATGATTTTTCTTCTTTAAATAACCTGAACAGAAATAAAAACGTTTTTATTACACTTTTTTAGACTATACACCTTGTAATTTGTGTAATATTTAGAATATTGAGCAGCTATTATTCAAAGGTGAGGCACGTATGGGTATATAAAGATATTGATAATGAGTAGACCCAACTCCTTACATATTAACACAAGTATTATAACCAAGTCGTGATTTAAATATCACTAACCAACAAACAACACAGACACATATGCAAACTTTGATGGACGACCAAACGGTAGTTGAACAGCCGTTCGCCTCTCATGACGAACTGAAGGCACTTATCAAA
This portion of the Limibacter armeniacum genome encodes:
- a CDS encoding ligand-binding sensor domain-containing protein — protein: MKTLKILMGMLFAANMVSAQAVIQPDWTVLSSKFVYDKQELKEEEFKDFENISDISFAKNGDIYFAADKHSPSVFRNGELSVVDVPDYKEGLGSRIGEDGHGNLWVSNFHQLLYRTPDDEWHNVELTKEKDVISAGDIPMMNITDMVASDKGVYVTGLQQYKHTNKLGIIQWLQKYDGVAFFDGTDWKMHTLPDSMSNMALYNLEISQSGSLTAIGLEYWAVSDTYSYFLVELKDGEWTSEEVTKGLSTKEQEALEKSKFLKAVTTLAGGEKGESLDIEDYTYTQDGTPWVNSANHLVTKVDGEWKTILEVGDADYIYCVLADGNGVWVATYSDLKYYEGHELKQTYKYGETLFVKDATKRVHDIVKNPADGKLWFLEGTRGLIKKARYTYVKEGTQVSAYKPIDFNAVANWEIVNPMTHSKDQVEALYKGWSFQKKDGTIISFKTNAWGKPDTLVVEKGSDVKKIKLPEMAYLTEMAEAADGSVWILTTKEIFKLTGEKVVPADINFDSKLAKKFDEIAVDHKGGFWVGINKGYAYVTADKQVTYYHKKNSELPNYNARGFLVDKVGKVWISHGKGVSVLDNGTWIHYDKTNGLGYNEAYSLYEDAEGNVYTFNSLGMYKFTDGKFEKINDCSGGNLLLAQDGTLWVKRTDSISHFDGQNLEVFNTENAGIISGGEIMDIYIKGGKLYVSCLDKSKDASPFTSNMMQQQQAQVMPLGEKLKQRGNSILDIDKSVSVYTFPAVQ
- a CDS encoding DUF6588 family protein gives rise to the protein MMKYTILFTIWLLPAIAYTQTIDELVSRYTGENGEAYMQPMSDVFGTSINSGWFRSAYIEKGGVQFYFGIVTTLAVISQDKKSFQADFDDVFVPINGQQHVDAPTIFGSSKAVVVDGQGGTQAYYPGGADISTLPFAVPQFSIGSILGTEASFRFFASDFTGSIGKLKLIGVGVRHSISQYLPKNFPLDLAAGFYWQRFKTNDMVKSNNYITSLQASYDFRILTFYGGLGLESSNMDITYQVSGNTDQVSILLKEKRTFRLTAGTSFNIGFLKVNADYSISPLQNVLTLGFGVGLGEQ
- a CDS encoding phosphatase PAP2 family protein; amino-acid sequence: MTEYINELDKQLFLWFNGLHNDFSDQFFYFITQSKTWVPLYLIIALVMFWKFGWKRGLLMLAAIGAAVGLADFITSGIFKPWIQRPRPSHALDLEGLVHLVNNYKGGQFGFMSSHASNTMALASALYLFWRKTFSWIWVIFPWAILVAYSRIAVGVHYPGDIVAGMTVGALCGINMYLVSKIIEQKFLSKGHIHP
- a CDS encoding 2'-5' RNA ligase family protein, with amino-acid sequence MTIEHLLDHKYREIAHSGISALTSGKEYIDAHLQLPDSDRRMGLTLLVTLEGEVLNHFCAVHQKLQPIEPYQYYYPTSDIHLTVMDLIGAKEDLRLDRKLIQSYMNIFDEVLSQTPSFNVYFKGVAVSNGAVIAKGYYDQPLYQLRNSIRQKAKERKLLLEERYESFTAHATIVRFKDRMRRHGEFINSVKSMEALNMGKFRVKEIEFVYHDWYNIEYKKVLLGKYTLKS